AGCACTCCTCGACGCGGGCGTAGACCCCCACTTTGCTGTGTCGGAGGCCAAGGTCGAAGAGCATCTGCAGGGTCTTCAGGGCGGCCGCGGCCGGCTCGACCACCGGCACCCCGAGTTCCTTGCGGATGCTTTCGGCCAACAGGGCCATGCCCGTGCAGCCGAGGACGATCACTTCGGCCCCGTCCCGTTCGATGGCCATCCGGGCGGCGGCGATGATCTCCCGAGAGGTGCCCTCAGGGTCGCTGTTCAACTGCAGCACGGGGATCTCGACGCCTATCGCCGAGGCCATCCGGCTCTCCAGCCCCAGGGCGCGGGCCTGCCGTTCCACCCAGGGACCGGTGTTCTTGAAGGTGGAGATGACCGAGAACTTGTGCCCCAGGGTCGTGGCCAGGAGCATGGAGGCTTCAGCCGGTCCGACGACCGGAATCTCGACCAGTTCCCTGGCCGCCTCGACGGCGGGATCGGCGAAGCAGTTGACCACGATCCCGTCGTAGCGGTCCCGGTTGGCAATTACCAGTTCGATGACCCCGGGGCCGCTGAAGGCCTCATCGAAGAGGGTTTCCACCGAGGCCGGGCCGGTCGTCAGGACGGCGTTATCGATCTGCATCCCGGAATCGGCGGCAAGCTCCTTAAAGTACCGGCCGGAGGTCTCGCCGAGACTGGCACCGGTGACGGGATTGATGACGAGGACCTTCTTCACTCCGCTTCCCACCTTCCGGACAAGGCGTAGCCCGAAATCTTGGCCGTTTCGGGACGCCGGT
This DNA window, taken from Bacillota bacterium, encodes the following:
- a CDS encoding aspartate/glutamate racemase family protein; amino-acid sequence: MKKVLVINPVTGASLGETSGRYFKELAADSGMQIDNAVLTTGPASVETLFDEAFSGPGVIELVIANRDRYDGIVVNCFADPAVEAARELVEIPVVGPAEASMLLATTLGHKFSVISTFKNTGPWVERQARALGLESRMASAIGVEIPVLQLNSDPEGTSREIIAAARMAIERDGAEVIVLGCTGMALLAESIRKELGVPVVEPAAAALKTLQMLFDLGLRHSKVGVYARVEEC